CTAATGGATAAGGTTTCTAAACCTTGCAAGAAAATAAAACTATGTACTGGAGCAAGTGTAGCACCTAAGTCTCTTAATAATCTTGCCCTAATACGAATTGTGTAAGCTATGTTTCCAAGACCAGGAACATCTCCAAAGGTTTCCCAATAATTAATTCCATGATAACTTGGATCCGATTCGGAGATTGTAGGGAATTTTCCATTTCCCCAATTGAACTTACCGCTATCTACTATATATCCTCCTACTGCAGTACCATGACCTCCAACAAACTTGGTTGCAGAAGCTGCAATTACATCAGCTCCATAATCTAAAGGTCTTACTAAACCTACAGCAGCGGTGTTATCAACAATCAAAGGAATATCATGTGAATGAGCTATTTCAGCAAGTTTTTCAAATTCAGGAACATCCAATTTCGGATTTCCTATTGATTCCACATAAATTGCCTTTGTCTTGTCAGTTATCGCAGCTTCAAAAGCATCAAGATCCTGAGAATCTACAAAGATAACATTACGTGCCAAATCCTTAAATGTGTAATCAAAGAGTTGATAAGTTCCACCATATAAATTGTCAGCGGAAACAATTTCATCTCCAGGTTGTGTGATGTTTAAAAGGGCATAACTAATTGCCGCCAATCCACTTGCTGCAGAAATAGCAGAGTTACCTCCTTCTATAGCAGCTATCCTTGCTTCAAAAGCATCG
This genomic interval from Methanobrevibacter sp. contains the following:
- a CDS encoding O-acetylhomoserine aminocarboxypropyltransferase/cysteine synthase family protein, which gives rise to MTNKNYGLSTLGLHAGQEEPDPATGARAVPIYQTSSYVFKDTEEAANRFALQEFGQIYSRLTNPTSDAFEARIAAIEGGNSAISAASGLAAISYALLNITQPGDEIVSADNLYGGTYQLFDYTFKDLARNVIFVDSQDLDAFEAAITDKTKAIYVESIGNPKLDVPEFEKLAEIAHSHDIPLIVDNTAAVGLVRPLDYGADVIAASATKFVGGHGTAVGGYIVDSGKFNWGNGKFPTISESDPSYHGINYWETFGDVPGLGNIAYTIRIRARLLRDLGATLAPVHSFIFLQGLETLSIRMDKHSENAIKVAKHLEQHPAVSWVSYPGLESHPSHETAKKYLGDKFGALLTFGVKGGLEAGKEFIDNVELLSLLANIGDAKSLVIHPASTTHQQLTPEEQESTGVTQDLIRLSVGLEDVEDIIADIDQALEKVTAKFGE